From the genome of Marixanthomonas ophiurae, one region includes:
- a CDS encoding VF530 family protein, with translation MDKENPQQKEQPNNPMHGVKLKTLLEVLVEHYGWEGLAKKININCFKNDPSIKSSLTFLRKTPWARDKVEQLYLDLVKRSK, from the coding sequence ATGGATAAAGAAAACCCACAACAAAAAGAACAGCCCAATAACCCGATGCATGGGGTGAAACTGAAGACATTATTAGAGGTATTGGTGGAACATTATGGTTGGGAAGGATTAGCAAAGAAGATTAACATCAATTGTTTTAAAAATGATCCTTCCATTAAATCGAGCCTCACGTTTTTAAGAAAAACACCCTGGGCAAGAGATAAAGTGGAACAATTGTATCTTGATTTAGTAAAAAGGAGTAAATAA
- a CDS encoding alpha/beta hydrolase — MILFCFTLFSCGIKNDDRFIFFLHNRFLEEHELHELHPEFGRTEYNEIIAEFEQSGLRVISEKRNGNVNAREYAVGIVAQIDSLIKTGIEPKKITVAGTSKGGYIAQYVSTLANNPDLNFVFIASFRDSDIDTIPEINYCGNILNIYEKSDSFGVSALERKNTSTCQITHYKEIELNTGMGHGFLFKPLKEWIEPTINWAKGYYDAK, encoded by the coding sequence TTGATTCTTTTTTGCTTCACTTTGTTTAGTTGCGGGATAAAAAATGACGACCGATTTATTTTCTTTCTTCACAATCGATTTTTAGAAGAACACGAATTGCATGAATTGCATCCTGAATTCGGGCGGACTGAGTACAACGAAATTATTGCCGAGTTTGAACAAAGTGGATTAAGGGTTATTAGTGAAAAAAGAAATGGAAATGTAAATGCGAGAGAATATGCAGTTGGGATTGTCGCTCAAATTGACAGTTTAATAAAAACAGGAATTGAACCTAAAAAAATTACAGTTGCTGGAACTTCAAAAGGGGGATATATCGCTCAATACGTTTCAACCTTGGCAAATAATCCTGATTTAAATTTTGTCTTTATTGCAAGTTTTAGGGATAGCGACATCGATACTATACCTGAAATTAATTATTGCGGGAATATTTTAAACATTTATGAAAAGTCTGATTCGTTTGGAGTTTCTGCATTAGAGAGGAAAAATACTTCCACTTGCCAAATCACACATTACAAAGAAATTGAGTTGAATACAGGAATGGGACACGGATTTTTATTTAAACCTTTAAAAGAGTGGATTGAACCAACGATAAATTGGGCAAAAGGATATTACGATGCGAAATAA
- the dxs gene encoding 1-deoxy-D-xylulose-5-phosphate synthase produces the protein MYLCYVSKKILDNIQFPEDLRKVSKEKLPQVAKELRDFIINIVATKEGHLGASLGVIELTIALHYVFNTPEDILVWDVGHQAYGHKILTGRKDSFHTNRKLNGISGFPKIGESNYDAFGVGHSSTSISAALGMAIASRIKGETHKQHIAVVGDASIASGMAFEALNHAGIANTNILVILNDNAIGIDPSVGALKDYLTKVTLDGAPDTDNIFEALNFNYSGPIDGHNLEELTSELERLKHVPGPKLMHVITKKGKGLRQAEENQVTYHAPGKFDALTGDLLPKDSNGLPPKFQDVFGETIVELAKENKKIVGITPAMPTGSSLKYFMETFPERAFDVGIAEQHAVTLSAGLATQGLTVFCNIYSTFLQRAYDQVIHDVCLQNMPVIFCLDRAGIVGEDGATHHGIFDLAFLRCIPNLIIFAPRNEIELRNILYTAQLGLKNPIAIRYPRGRGSIKDWKKPFSEIEIGKGVSLQKGYAIAILTIGTMSETVLNAIERISEKEKVAVYDMRFVKPLDTELLNAIFKKHQTIITVEDGVIKGGFGSAVLEYASEKEYQGTIKMLGIPDYFPQHGTVDELKHEAGISEGKIKETILSFL, from the coding sequence ATGTATCTTTGTTACGTGTCAAAAAAGATATTAGATAACATTCAATTTCCTGAGGACCTTCGGAAGGTTTCAAAGGAAAAATTACCGCAAGTTGCGAAAGAACTGCGTGACTTCATTATTAATATCGTAGCAACCAAAGAAGGTCATTTAGGAGCTAGTCTTGGTGTAATAGAATTAACTATTGCGCTACATTACGTTTTTAATACACCTGAAGATATTTTGGTATGGGATGTGGGACATCAAGCATATGGACATAAAATTTTGACTGGAAGAAAAGATAGTTTCCACACAAATAGAAAGCTCAATGGAATTTCTGGGTTTCCTAAAATAGGTGAAAGCAACTATGATGCGTTTGGCGTGGGGCACAGTAGCACCTCAATTTCAGCGGCGCTGGGAATGGCAATTGCCTCACGAATTAAGGGAGAAACACATAAACAGCATATTGCGGTAGTAGGCGATGCTTCTATAGCTAGCGGAATGGCTTTTGAAGCCTTAAATCATGCAGGAATTGCCAACACCAATATCTTGGTTATTCTGAATGACAACGCTATCGGAATCGATCCTAGTGTTGGTGCGCTTAAAGACTATCTAACAAAGGTCACCTTAGATGGAGCGCCAGACACAGACAATATTTTCGAAGCCTTAAACTTCAACTATTCTGGCCCTATTGATGGTCATAATTTAGAAGAATTAACTTCGGAATTAGAGCGTCTAAAACATGTTCCCGGTCCTAAATTAATGCACGTCATCACCAAAAAAGGAAAAGGACTTCGGCAAGCTGAAGAGAACCAAGTAACATATCACGCCCCAGGAAAGTTTGATGCGCTCACAGGCGATTTATTGCCAAAAGATAGCAATGGACTTCCTCCTAAATTTCAAGATGTTTTTGGTGAAACAATCGTGGAACTAGCTAAAGAAAATAAAAAAATAGTAGGTATTACCCCTGCTATGCCAACAGGAAGTTCGCTAAAATACTTTATGGAAACCTTCCCAGAACGTGCTTTTGATGTAGGTATAGCCGAACAACACGCTGTTACGCTCTCTGCTGGTCTTGCTACACAAGGTCTGACCGTTTTCTGTAATATTTATTCAACATTTTTACAACGTGCTTATGATCAAGTGATTCACGATGTTTGTTTACAAAATATGCCCGTGATATTCTGTTTGGATAGAGCTGGTATTGTAGGTGAGGACGGCGCCACACACCATGGTATTTTCGATCTTGCTTTTTTACGATGCATTCCTAACCTCATCATTTTTGCTCCTAGAAATGAAATTGAACTACGGAACATCCTTTATACAGCTCAATTAGGACTTAAAAACCCAATTGCCATTCGGTATCCACGTGGAAGAGGCTCCATAAAAGATTGGAAAAAACCATTTTCTGAAATTGAAATAGGAAAAGGAGTTTCCCTACAAAAAGGTTATGCAATTGCTATCTTGACTATTGGTACAATGTCTGAAACAGTTTTGAATGCCATTGAACGTATATCAGAAAAAGAAAAAGTTGCCGTGTATGATATGCGCTTTGTAAAACCATTAGACACTGAATTGTTGAACGCTATTTTCAAAAAACACCAAACTATCATCACCGTAGAAGATGGTGTAATAAAAGGAGGATTTGGAAGTGCTGTGTTAGAATATGCTTCAGAAAAAGAATATCAAGGAACTATCAAAATGTTAGGAATCCCAGATTACTTTCCCCAACATGGAACGGTTGATGAATTGAAACATGAAGCAGGGATTTCTGAGGGAAAAATAAAAGAAACTATTTTGAGTTTTTTATAA
- a CDS encoding nucleoside deaminase, whose translation MDLLEPYDDTYFMKRALMEAEAAFEKDEIPIGAVIVVNNQIIARAHNLTETLNDVTAHAEMQAITAAANYLGGKYLKDCTLYVTIEPCQMCAGGLYWSQIDKIVYGARDEQRGCINMNTKLHPKTKMSGGVLKEEASQLLKKFFIEKRNMN comes from the coding sequence ATGGATTTATTAGAACCGTACGACGACACCTATTTTATGAAACGCGCTCTTATGGAAGCCGAGGCTGCTTTTGAAAAGGATGAAATACCTATTGGAGCAGTAATTGTTGTAAACAACCAGATAATTGCTCGCGCACATAACCTTACTGAAACGCTAAACGATGTTACTGCGCATGCAGAAATGCAAGCAATTACCGCAGCTGCAAATTATTTAGGAGGGAAGTATTTAAAAGATTGCACGCTATATGTAACCATTGAACCCTGCCAAATGTGTGCGGGAGGCTTGTATTGGAGTCAAATTGATAAAATTGTATATGGAGCAAGAGATGAGCAGCGTGGGTGTATTAATATGAACACAAAACTACATCCTAAAACCAAAATGAGCGGCGGTGTTTTGAAAGAAGAAGCTTCACAATTACTTAAAAAATTCTTTATTGAAAAACGGAATATGAACTAA
- a CDS encoding cold-shock protein, whose protein sequence is MEGTVKFFNESKGYGFITNDETGKDIFVHVTGLNGEALNEGDKVEYVEEEGRKGMTAGQVRVIHE, encoded by the coding sequence ATGGAAGGAACAGTAAAGTTTTTTAACGAATCTAAAGGTTACGGATTTATCACAAATGATGAAACCGGAAAAGACATTTTTGTACACGTTACCGGTCTTAACGGCGAAGCCCTTAACGAAGGTGACAAAGTAGAATATGTTGAAGAAGAAGGAAGAAAAGGAATGACCGCAGGTCAAGTGCGCGTTATTCACGAATAA